A window of the Gasterosteus aculeatus chromosome 21, fGasAcu3.hap1.1, whole genome shotgun sequence genome harbors these coding sequences:
- the LOC120811565 gene encoding clusterin-like protein 1 isoform X1, which produces MRKLLLHILCIAEVLLGAAEPPPLSEDALEKLSAAGEQCVDEEIKRALLGVKQVMETMEKREERHRGLVEALRRSSDKRKGAMQLVRDTEQRLEEAEQQCHYLIKLSFNECQPCLEDTCKAFYASTCRRGFASFSFKVEEFFRNMAARLEAPERVYNRNEENAGRADAPDDGGDPELLQADASFGRLLSAAGLLYNQSAALVQRRQQALGGSFLEAFSAEVRPGSPSSMRGGGGFFGALGLDHVLESVSDFGRNVLEGLSSKVADVFGERQEEETDFRQPDAGAGPLPQSRYLCRGLRRQASDCWQLQSLCEKCEDYLIKECPGVRQLHSETEEMHMLFNATRQQYDERLQLVRRHAEDTQAWLGSMDDKYGWVRHLPDGAGGPRALFSVITVNAQQQLKDMRPKVDSSVVVTILDSGPVTVSVPSGLEVDEPTFIQYVAQEALALRKQQISGIDPVAA; this is translated from the exons ATGAGGAAGCTGCTCCTCCACATTCTCTGCATCGCCGAAGTCCTGCTCGGTGCGGCTGAGCCTCCTCCGCTGAGCGAGGACGCGCTGGAAA AGCTGTCTGCAGCAGGGGAGCAGTGCGTTGATGAGGAAATTAAGCGGGCGTTACTCGGGGTGAAGCAGGTGATGGAGACGAtggagaaaagggaggagaggcaCCGGGGCCTCGTGGAGGCCCTGAGACGCAGCAGTGACAAGAGGAAG GGCGCGATGCAGCTGGTCCGGGACACGGAGCAGCGACTAGAGGAGGCCGAGCAGCAGTGTCACTATTTAATCAAATTATCCTTCAACGAGTGTCAGCCTTGTCTGGAGGATACTTGCAAGGCCTTCTACGCGTCCACGTGCCGCCGCGGCTTCGCCTCCTTCTCATTCAAG gtggaggagttCTTCAGGAACATGGCCGCCCGGCTGGAGGCCCCCGAGCGCGTTTACAATCGGAACGAGGAGAACGCGGGACGCGCCGACGCGCCGGACGACGGGGGCGACCCGGAGCTCCTGCAGGCGGACGCTTCGTTCGGCCGGCTGCTGTCCGCCGCCGGGCTGCTGTACAACCAGAGCGCCGCGCTGGTGCAGAGGAGGCAACAGGCGTTGGGGGGTTCCTTCCTGGAGGCCTTCAGCGCGGAGGTGCGACCCGGCTCGCCGTCTTCCATGCGGGGCGGAGGCGGCTTCTTCGGCGCGTTGGGTCTGGATCACGTCCTGGAGTCGGTGTCCGACTTCGGGAGGAACGTGCTGGAAGGACTGAGCTCCAAAGTGGCCGATGTATTTGGGGAGAGGCAAGAAGAGGAGACTGACTTCCGGCAGCCGGACGCAG GTGCAGGACCGCTGCCACAGAGCAGATATCTGTGCAGAGGCCTCCGCAGACAAGCGTCCGACTGCTGGCAGCTGCAGAGTTTGTGCGAGAAATGTGAAGATTATTTGATAAAAG AGTGTCCCGGCGTCCGGCAGCTGCACTCGGAGACGGAGGAGATGCACATGCTGTTCAACGCCACCCGTCAGCAGTACGACGAGCGGCTGCAGCTGGTCCGGAGACACGCAGAGGACACGCAGGCATGGCTCGGCAGCATGGACGACAAGTACGGCTGGGTCCGCCATCTGCCCGACGGCGCCGGGGGCCCACGCGCCCTCTTCAGTGTGATCACA GTGaatgcacagcagcagctgaaggaCATGAGGCCTAAAGTGGACAGCAGTGTGGTTGTGACCATTCTGGACTCTGGCCCGGTAACCGTCTCAGTCCCCTCGGGGCTGGAGGTGGACGAGCCGACCTTCATCCAATATGTAGCTCAGGAGGCTCTGGCACTCCGCAAGCAGCAGATAAGCGGTATCGACCCAGTCGCGGCTTAG
- the LOC120811565 gene encoding clusterin-like protein 1 isoform X2 gives MRKLLLHILCIAEVLLGAAEPPPLSEDALEKLSAAGEQCVDEEIKRALLGVKQVMETMEKREERHRGLVEALRRSSDKRKLVRDTEQRLEEAEQQCHYLIKLSFNECQPCLEDTCKAFYASTCRRGFASFSFKVEEFFRNMAARLEAPERVYNRNEENAGRADAPDDGGDPELLQADASFGRLLSAAGLLYNQSAALVQRRQQALGGSFLEAFSAEVRPGSPSSMRGGGGFFGALGLDHVLESVSDFGRNVLEGLSSKVADVFGERQEEETDFRQPDAGAGPLPQSRYLCRGLRRQASDCWQLQSLCEKCEDYLIKECPGVRQLHSETEEMHMLFNATRQQYDERLQLVRRHAEDTQAWLGSMDDKYGWVRHLPDGAGGPRALFSVITVNAQQQLKDMRPKVDSSVVVTILDSGPVTVSVPSGLEVDEPTFIQYVAQEALALRKQQISGIDPVAA, from the exons ATGAGGAAGCTGCTCCTCCACATTCTCTGCATCGCCGAAGTCCTGCTCGGTGCGGCTGAGCCTCCTCCGCTGAGCGAGGACGCGCTGGAAA AGCTGTCTGCAGCAGGGGAGCAGTGCGTTGATGAGGAAATTAAGCGGGCGTTACTCGGGGTGAAGCAGGTGATGGAGACGAtggagaaaagggaggagaggcaCCGGGGCCTCGTGGAGGCCCTGAGACGCAGCAGTGACAAGAGGAAG CTGGTCCGGGACACGGAGCAGCGACTAGAGGAGGCCGAGCAGCAGTGTCACTATTTAATCAAATTATCCTTCAACGAGTGTCAGCCTTGTCTGGAGGATACTTGCAAGGCCTTCTACGCGTCCACGTGCCGCCGCGGCTTCGCCTCCTTCTCATTCAAG gtggaggagttCTTCAGGAACATGGCCGCCCGGCTGGAGGCCCCCGAGCGCGTTTACAATCGGAACGAGGAGAACGCGGGACGCGCCGACGCGCCGGACGACGGGGGCGACCCGGAGCTCCTGCAGGCGGACGCTTCGTTCGGCCGGCTGCTGTCCGCCGCCGGGCTGCTGTACAACCAGAGCGCCGCGCTGGTGCAGAGGAGGCAACAGGCGTTGGGGGGTTCCTTCCTGGAGGCCTTCAGCGCGGAGGTGCGACCCGGCTCGCCGTCTTCCATGCGGGGCGGAGGCGGCTTCTTCGGCGCGTTGGGTCTGGATCACGTCCTGGAGTCGGTGTCCGACTTCGGGAGGAACGTGCTGGAAGGACTGAGCTCCAAAGTGGCCGATGTATTTGGGGAGAGGCAAGAAGAGGAGACTGACTTCCGGCAGCCGGACGCAG GTGCAGGACCGCTGCCACAGAGCAGATATCTGTGCAGAGGCCTCCGCAGACAAGCGTCCGACTGCTGGCAGCTGCAGAGTTTGTGCGAGAAATGTGAAGATTATTTGATAAAAG AGTGTCCCGGCGTCCGGCAGCTGCACTCGGAGACGGAGGAGATGCACATGCTGTTCAACGCCACCCGTCAGCAGTACGACGAGCGGCTGCAGCTGGTCCGGAGACACGCAGAGGACACGCAGGCATGGCTCGGCAGCATGGACGACAAGTACGGCTGGGTCCGCCATCTGCCCGACGGCGCCGGGGGCCCACGCGCCCTCTTCAGTGTGATCACA GTGaatgcacagcagcagctgaaggaCATGAGGCCTAAAGTGGACAGCAGTGTGGTTGTGACCATTCTGGACTCTGGCCCGGTAACCGTCTCAGTCCCCTCGGGGCTGGAGGTGGACGAGCCGACCTTCATCCAATATGTAGCTCAGGAGGCTCTGGCACTCCGCAAGCAGCAGATAAGCGGTATCGACCCAGTCGCGGCTTAG